A region from the Candidatus Glassbacteria bacterium genome encodes:
- a CDS encoding sulfatase-like hydrolase/transferase, which yields MTSKTRRILLLTTSTQRNKPMNDCGCRPLDRRAFLRAGALAAAGAAALAAAPRGLMAAGGAGKPNIILMIADDTGWNDVGYHGSEIATPNIDRMAAAGAELDQFYACPTCSPTRAAILMGRPPCRYGIFAPIAGRSELTLPQERGTLATALRSAGYTTHQLGKWHLGLRPEVGPTSFGFDTSYGYLHGQIDQYTHIYKNGDTSWHRNEQFIEEEGHATDLLADESVRIIENSTADTPFFLYTAFSVPHYPVQEPQEWTARYEGKIADPDRLVYAASMTHMDAAIGRIIEAVNKKGIAENTLLVFISDNGGQDNWTATANEYDNRHGPYRVLGDNRPLRGWKGSHYEGGIRVPAAAVWPGVIGQRKVRQLSHAMDLCATFAAVAGARLPEAMEVEGIDLMPFISGEGEPVERTLYWNDGRSLAVRRGPWKLLHNGSRPNTGASELYNVIDDPLEQNDLSAERITLTAQMRELLAGQFRKDNIPVE from the coding sequence ATGACCTCAAAAACCAGACGGATTCTATTGCTCACCACTTCAACGCAACGGAATAAACCCATGAACGACTGTGGATGCAGACCGCTGGATCGACGGGCCTTCCTGAGAGCCGGAGCGCTGGCGGCGGCCGGCGCCGCGGCCCTGGCTGCCGCGCCCCGTGGATTGATGGCGGCCGGCGGCGCCGGTAAACCGAATATCATCCTGATGATCGCCGACGACACCGGCTGGAACGATGTCGGCTACCACGGCTCGGAGATCGCCACGCCCAATATCGACCGGATGGCGGCCGCCGGCGCCGAACTCGACCAGTTCTACGCCTGCCCCACCTGCTCGCCTACCCGCGCGGCTATCCTGATGGGCCGCCCGCCGTGCCGCTACGGGATTTTTGCGCCGATAGCCGGCAGGAGCGAGCTGACCCTGCCCCAGGAACGCGGCACGCTGGCCACGGCGCTGAGATCGGCGGGCTACACCACGCATCAGCTCGGCAAATGGCACCTCGGCCTGCGTCCCGAGGTCGGCCCCACCAGCTTCGGGTTCGACACCAGCTACGGCTACCTTCACGGCCAGATCGACCAGTACACGCATATCTACAAAAACGGCGACACGAGCTGGCACCGCAACGAGCAGTTTATCGAGGAAGAGGGCCACGCCACCGACCTGCTGGCCGACGAGTCCGTGCGGATAATCGAAAACAGTACGGCGGACACGCCGTTTTTCCTCTACACGGCTTTCAGTGTCCCCCACTACCCGGTACAGGAACCGCAGGAGTGGACCGCGCGCTACGAGGGCAAGATCGCCGACCCGGACCGGCTGGTCTACGCCGCGTCGATGACCCACATGGACGCCGCGATCGGGCGGATTATCGAGGCGGTGAACAAAAAGGGGATCGCGGAAAACACGCTGCTCGTGTTTATCAGCGACAACGGCGGCCAGGACAACTGGACGGCCACGGCCAACGAATACGACAACCGTCACGGCCCCTACCGCGTCCTGGGCGACAACAGACCGTTGCGCGGCTGGAAAGGCTCCCACTACGAGGGCGGGATCCGGGTGCCCGCCGCGGCGGTCTGGCCGGGGGTGATAGGTCAGCGCAAAGTGCGGCAGTTGTCCCACGCGATGGACCTGTGCGCCACGTTCGCCGCGGTTGCCGGCGCGAGGCTGCCGGAGGCCATGGAAGTCGAGGGGATCGACCTGATGCCGTTTATCTCCGGTGAGGGTGAGCCGGTCGAACGAACCCTGTACTGGAACGACGGCCGTTCGCTGGCCGTGCGGCGCGGGCCATGGAAGCTCCTCCACAACGGCAGCCGGCCCAACACGGGTGCGAGCGAGCTGTACAACGTGATCGACGATCCCCTGGAGCAGAACGATCTCTCCGCCGAGAGGATCACGCTCACCGCCCAGATGAGAGAACTGCTGGCCGGACAGTTCAGGAAGGATAATATTCCGGTCGAATAG
- the umuD gene encoding translesion error-prone DNA polymerase V autoproteolytic subunit has product MKTYRVPVTLRRLALDSFPYVAQGWPSPAEDFQERSLDLNEHLIRHPAATFFVRAEGHSMIGAGIHDGDLLIVDKALEPNHGDIVIAVIDGEFTCKQLILTGGSGSLVAANPDYPPIKIPPDGCGIWGVVAHVIHSPRG; this is encoded by the coding sequence GTGAAGACCTATCGGGTCCCCGTCACTCTCCGCAGACTAGCGCTCGATTCTTTTCCGTACGTGGCTCAGGGTTGGCCCAGTCCCGCCGAGGATTTCCAGGAGCGGTCCCTCGACCTCAACGAGCACCTGATCAGGCACCCCGCCGCCACGTTCTTTGTCCGCGCCGAGGGCCACAGTATGATCGGAGCCGGCATTCACGACGGAGACCTGCTGATCGTCGACAAGGCGCTTGAGCCGAATCACGGCGATATCGTGATCGCGGTGATCGATGGGGAATTTACCTGTAAGCAACTCATACTGACCGGCGGCAGCGGTTCGCTTGTGGCCGCAAACCCGGATTACCCGCCGATTAAAATTCCGCCGGACGGCTGCGGGATCTGGGGAGTTGTGGCCCACGTGATACACTCCCCGCGGGGATAG